ACGGGAGACCGCTCTGGGCCACGAGGTCTGGGTGAAGGCGCGCCAGGACAACGACTTCGCCCACTTCTCCCCGACCCTGGAGAAGCTCCTGGATCTCTCCCGCCAGGTGGCCGATCACCTGGGGCACGGCGGGTGTCGCTACGATGCCCTCCTCGATCAGTACGAGCCCGGGGCGACCACCGAGCAAGTGGCGACAGTCTTTGCGGAGGTGCGCGATGGCCTCCTCCCGCTGATGGAGATCATCCGTGAGGGCGAGCAGGTCGATAACTCGTGCCTCAAGCGCGGCTTTGATGAGGCAAACCAGCTTGCCTTTACTGAGTATGTCGCCAAGAAGCTGGGCTTTGACTTCAACCACGGGCGCCAAGACAAGGCGGTCCATCCGTTCTGTCAGGGCCTGCACCGCACCGATGTTCGGATCACGACCCGGGTGGAGACCAACTGGCTGCCCTGTGCGCTCATGGGGACGATCCACGAGGCGGGCCATGGGATGTACGAGCAGGGCTTCGATCCCAAGGACGACGATACCCCGCTCTCGGGGGCGGCGAGCTTGGCGTTCCATGAGTCCCAGTCGCGGCTCTGGGAGAATGTGATTGGGCGCTCACGGACCTTCTGGAATGTCTTCTACCCGGGGCTCCAGCGCTACTTCCCCGGGGTCCTCTCTGATATCGACATCCACCAGTTCTACCGCGCGATCAACCATGTCGAGCCGTCGCTGGTGCGCGTTGAGGCCGATGAGGTGACCTACTGCCTGCACATCTTCCTACGCTTCGAGCTGGAGCAGGAGCTCGTGGCGGGAACCCTGGCGGTGAAGGACCTCCCCGATGCCTGGAACGCCAAGATGCAGAGCTACCTGGGGATTACCCCGCCCAGCGACTCTCTGGGCTGCCTCCAGGATGTCCACTGGTCCGGGGGGATGTTTGGCTACTTCCCGACCTATGCACTGGGGACCATGCTCTCCGCGCAGCTCTTTGAGAAGGCGCTGACGAGCCAGCCTGGCCTGGAGGGGGCTCTCACCCGAGGCGACTACGCGCCGCTCTTGGAGTGGCTCCGCGAGAATGTGCATCGTCCGGGGCGGCGCTACCTGCCCGGCGAGCTGACCGAGCGCATCTGTGGAGAGCCGCTCTCCGCCAAGCCCTTTATCCGCTACCTGCACAATAAGTACCGTGAGATCTACTTTGCCGAGCGCCGTCAGCGCAAGCGTATTTTATAGACAATGAAGATTATTGATACCCACCAGCACCTCTGGGACCGGGCGCGCTTCGACTTGCCCTGGCTGGAGACCGCGACCGAGCCCCTGAGCAAGAGCCACACGCCCGAGGACTACGCGCGTGCGACCGCCGGGCTGGGGATTGCGGCGACGATCTACATGGAGGTCGATGTTCGCCCCGACCAGCGGGAGGCGGAGGCGCGCTATGTCCTGGGGCTGTGCGACGATCCCCAGAACCCGATGGTGGGCGCGGTGGTGGGTGGTGACCCGGCGGCGAGCGATTTTTACGGCTATCTCGACAAGATCGCGCACCCGCACCTCAAGGGGGTGCGGCAGGTGCTCCATGGTGGGCTACCGCAGGGCTACTGCCTCCAGCCGGCGTTTGTGGCGGGCGTGCAGGAGCTGGGGAGGCGCGGGCTGTGCTTCGATCTGTGCCTGCGCCCCGATGAGCTCACCGATGGTGCTGCGCTGGCCCGCTCCTGCCCGGAGACGCGCTTTGTGCTGGACCACTGCGGCAACGCGCCGGTCACGGGCACGCCGGCTCAGCTTGAGGCGTGGCGACAAGGGCTAGAGCAGGTCGCGGCCTGCCCCAACACGATCGTGAAGCTCTCCGGGATTATCGCGGGAACCCAGCCGGGTGTTGATTTTGTGGAGCAGCTGGCTCCCTGCATCCACCACACTCTGACGACCTTTGGGCCAGAGCGGGTGATCTTTGCCAGCGACTGGCCGGTCTGCACGCTCCGTGCGAGCCTCGCCGAGTGGGTCGCGACCCTCAAGACCCTTGTCGCCTCCCTTCCCGACACCGAGCAACAGAAGCTCTTCTGGGAGAACGCCACCCGTTTCTATGGGCTAGGATAGGCTCTCCTGTGGGCCTTGGGGGAGCTGGCTGACACGCTCTAGGCGCAGCAGAAGGACCTCGCGCTTGGCACGCTCCAGCGGGGTCTCATCCTGGCTCCCGATCCGCAAGCGCCCTTGTAGAGACCGGCACGCCCCGAGGAGCAGCTCCGCTTTTTCCCTCTCGCCGCGATCCGCCGCCCGGGCCGCATGGCGCTGGAACATCGTCCCTAGCTGCAAAAAGAGCATCTCCGGGGCGTAGGGGACACTGTAGTCCCGCAGGAGGGCTGTCTCCAGGACCACGGTCTCCTTGGGCAGGCAGGCGAGCTGCTCCGCGGCGGTCATGGGCTGGTTGGCGTAGAGGAGCTTGAGAACCTCCTCGTAGCGCTGGTAGAGGATCCGCTGGCTCTCGCGGACGGTGCCAGCGTGTGGTGTTGCTGTCTGGTGCTGGTAGAGCGCGACCGCCACCAAGGCCAGGGTCGTGCTGCTCAGCTGTAGAAATAGAGTCCCGCGGGGGATCTTCATTGGCGTCTCTCCTTCAATCCACTCCAGCCCCGTGGGGCTGTACTGAGAAATCAAGGGATCGCCGGGGGATATTACAGGCAAAGGGAGCGATATAATACTTTTGTGAGAATCACCCCCCTTTTGTTTTGTCTGCCCCTCGTTGCTCTAACAGGGTGCCTTAAGTTTAAATCGACCGGCCCCACCCCGACTCCTGGCCCGACGCCTGCGCCCAAACCGCCCACTTTTGACCTGACCAAGGTGCAGCCCGATGAGCTCGGGAAGATCCCGGTCATCATGTACCATGACATCGGCAAGAGCGGGAAGAACACGCCGCTGGACCGCACGGTGGCATCGTTTGAGAAAGACCTGGAGCTCCTCTACGAGAAGGGGTTCTACCCGGTGACCGCGGCCGATATTGTCGCCAACCGGCTGGATGTGCCGCTGGGCAAGACCCCGGTGGCGCTTACCTTCGACGATGCTCGCAAGACACAGTTTGGGCTGATCCAGACCGACCAGGGGCCGCAGGTCGATCCCAACTGTGCGCTGGGGGTGATGGAGCGCTTTGTCAAGGCGCACCCGGACTGGAAGGTGAGTGCGACCTTCTTTGTCTTGCCAAAGTCCAAAGTCACCAATGAGTCGTTTGGGCAGACCGGGATGGGAAAAGACAAGATTGCCTATCTCCTGAAAAATGGCTGTGAGATCGCAAACCACTCGACCCTGCACAAGAGCTTCGCCGACTACACCGCCGCGCAGATCCAAGAGGAGATCGGGGGTGCCGACAAGCTGGTCACCGACCTCAACCCCGAGGTGAAGCTGGAGACCTTCGCCCTGCCGATGGGCAAGTACCCACGCAACAAGGCGCTCTGGCCGCTGCTGCTCAAGGGGACCTACAATGGCCACAGCTACTCCTACAAGGCCGCCTTCGACGCCGCCTGGCGCCCGATTCCTTCCCCGGCATCGGTGAAGTTCAACCCGCTCCGGCTAGAGCGCATCAACTCGATCGATGGCCTCAATGGAATTCGCTACTGGGTCGAGAAGCTCACGGCTCCGGGCGGAGGCCGCTACATCTCCGATGGCGACCCCAGCTGGGTGAGCTTCCCCAAGGCCAAGGAGGCCGAGCTGGCACGCGAGCGGGTGGAGAAGCAGGGCAAGCAGCTCAATGCCTACGAGAGCCAGGGCATCCAAGGGGCAGGGGGAAAGCCGATCGTGCCCGCCTCGAAATAGCCTAGAGTGGAAAAATCCACCTGAACAGTCTCTTAGCCTCCTGCGTCCTTACCCTCAGACTACCGATGATGAAGAGCGGAGGAGGCTGTCATGAGTCGTTTACAAGATGTTGCACTGTGTTCGGGGCGTGAGGTGACTACGTCGCGCCGGGAGTTCCTGAGCCGGACGGGGCTAGGAATCGGGGGGCTGGCGCTCTCGGCGCTCTTTGCGAGTGAGGCGAAGGCCGATACCGGAAATGCGCTCACCGCCGCCAAGAAAGCGCCGCTGCCGGCGAAGGCCCGGCATGTCATCCATATCTTCGCCTCCGGGGCACCGTCGCACCTGGACACCTTCGACCCCAAGCCCGGCATGGAGAAGTTCCGTGGGCAGACCGTCTCTGGGGCCAGCGGCGTGATCTTTCCCACCCCCTTCAAGTTCCAGAAGTGCGGCCAGAGCGGGCTGGAGATCAGCGAGCTCTTTCCCAACCTCCAGAAGTGCGCCGATGACCTGTGCGTGATTCGCTCGATGAAGACCGACATCCCCGCGCACCCAGTGGCCGCCAAGATGATGAACACCGGCTCGACCCAGCTGGTCAAGCCGAGCCTGGGGAGCTGGGTGCTCTACGGCCTGGGCACCGACAACCAGGACCTGCCGGGCTTTGTGACGCTGGGAGGGAGCCCGGAGTGGCGCCAGTCGGCGTTTCTGCCCAGCCCGTTCCAGGGAACCCGCGCGGACTTCGCGCCCGGCAAGCCCGTGGATAAGGTGCTCCTGAACCTCAAGAATGAGTTTAGCTCCGCCGAGGCGCAGCGCATGCAGCTCGACCTGGCCCGGCAGCTCAATGGCAACCATAGCGCCAAGTTCCAGCATGACGAGCAGCTAGAGGCGCGGATCGACTCCTTTGAGCTCGCCTTTAAGATGCAGACCGCCGCGACCGATGCCTTCGATATCACCAAGGAGCCCGCCGCCGTGCGCGCCAAGTACGGGACCTCGGACTTTGCGGGCAAGCTACTCTGCGCCCGGCGCCTGGTGGAGCGGGGCGTCCGCTTTGTCCAGGTCGAGATTGGGGGCTGGGACCACCACCAGCAGCTTGTCCAGAGCCTCAATCGAAAGGGCGGCGAGATGGACCAGCCGGTCGCGGCACTGATCGCGGACCTGAAGGAGCGTGGCCTGCTGGAGTCTACCCTCGTGATCTGGGGCGGTGAGTTTGGGCGCACCCCGACCACAGCGGGTAGCATCAACGACCAGTCCGGCCGCGACCACCACTCGCGCTGCTTCTCCGCGTTTATGGCCGGCGGGGGAGTTAAGGGCGGAATGCACTACGGCGAGACCGATGAGCTGGGGATGAATATCGCCGCCAACCCGGTCCATGTCCA
This genomic interval from Armatimonas rosea contains the following:
- a CDS encoding carboxypeptidase M32, with the translated sequence MSAYESLLERLSELGHLGHAAALLGWDQQCYMPAGGALARANAMGAMGKLLHERFTDEATGSLLAQAEAEGAEEGSDRALTLRAVRRDYDKSVKLPTALVASLARETALGHEVWVKARQDNDFAHFSPTLEKLLDLSRQVADHLGHGGCRYDALLDQYEPGATTEQVATVFAEVRDGLLPLMEIIREGEQVDNSCLKRGFDEANQLAFTEYVAKKLGFDFNHGRQDKAVHPFCQGLHRTDVRITTRVETNWLPCALMGTIHEAGHGMYEQGFDPKDDDTPLSGAASLAFHESQSRLWENVIGRSRTFWNVFYPGLQRYFPGVLSDIDIHQFYRAINHVEPSLVRVEADEVTYCLHIFLRFELEQELVAGTLAVKDLPDAWNAKMQSYLGITPPSDSLGCLQDVHWSGGMFGYFPTYALGTMLSAQLFEKALTSQPGLEGALTRGDYAPLLEWLRENVHRPGRRYLPGELTERICGEPLSAKPFIRYLHNKYREIYFAERRQRKRIL
- a CDS encoding amidohydrolase family protein, which codes for MKIIDTHQHLWDRARFDLPWLETATEPLSKSHTPEDYARATAGLGIAATIYMEVDVRPDQREAEARYVLGLCDDPQNPMVGAVVGGDPAASDFYGYLDKIAHPHLKGVRQVLHGGLPQGYCLQPAFVAGVQELGRRGLCFDLCLRPDELTDGAALARSCPETRFVLDHCGNAPVTGTPAQLEAWRQGLEQVAACPNTIVKLSGIIAGTQPGVDFVEQLAPCIHHTLTTFGPERVIFASDWPVCTLRASLAEWVATLKTLVASLPDTEQQKLFWENATRFYGLG
- a CDS encoding polysaccharide deacetylase family protein → MRITPLLFCLPLVALTGCLKFKSTGPTPTPGPTPAPKPPTFDLTKVQPDELGKIPVIMYHDIGKSGKNTPLDRTVASFEKDLELLYEKGFYPVTAADIVANRLDVPLGKTPVALTFDDARKTQFGLIQTDQGPQVDPNCALGVMERFVKAHPDWKVSATFFVLPKSKVTNESFGQTGMGKDKIAYLLKNGCEIANHSTLHKSFADYTAAQIQEEIGGADKLVTDLNPEVKLETFALPMGKYPRNKALWPLLLKGTYNGHSYSYKAAFDAAWRPIPSPASVKFNPLRLERINSIDGLNGIRYWVEKLTAPGGGRYISDGDPSWVSFPKAKEAELARERVEKQGKQLNAYESQGIQGAGGKPIVPASK
- a CDS encoding DUF1501 domain-containing protein — protein: MSRLQDVALCSGREVTTSRREFLSRTGLGIGGLALSALFASEAKADTGNALTAAKKAPLPAKARHVIHIFASGAPSHLDTFDPKPGMEKFRGQTVSGASGVIFPTPFKFQKCGQSGLEISELFPNLQKCADDLCVIRSMKTDIPAHPVAAKMMNTGSTQLVKPSLGSWVLYGLGTDNQDLPGFVTLGGSPEWRQSAFLPSPFQGTRADFAPGKPVDKVLLNLKNEFSSAEAQRMQLDLARQLNGNHSAKFQHDEQLEARIDSFELAFKMQTAATDAFDITKEPAAVRAKYGTSDFAGKLLCARRLVERGVRFVQVEIGGWDHHQQLVQSLNRKGGEMDQPVAALIADLKERGLLESTLVIWGGEFGRTPTTAGSINDQSGRDHHSRCFSAFMAGGGVKGGMHYGETDELGMNIAANPVHVHDFHATILRVLGFDHTKLTYRYNGRDFRLTDNYGNIVNEILA